The Erythrobacter sp. Alg231-14 genome has a segment encoding these proteins:
- the secD gene encoding protein translocase subunit SecD yields MLETPLWKKISLWVFTLAIAAAAVPSLMSAAGVDLGEDAPQINLGLDLAGGSHLLLEGDVEYVHSQRLENMEESVRRALGDANPSIEFGDVSRSDERLSFMLDSASDIDRVRGLLEPLMMGNGLQREWDFEVADGQRIVLAQTENGKAAALSTAMDGAVEVVRRRIDLLGTREPTIIRQGDERIVVQVPGLADPQQLKDQLGQTAELQFKLVDQAALLTETEAGIAKPGSQIFPYAEDSGSLQRFLAVKRLGGIRGDSLIEAGAGVNPQTNENVVNIKFDIQGGQRFAVLSTENVGERFAIILDGEVISAPNFNEPILGGSAQISGNFTAESAQQLAISLQSGALPVPLTVIEERTVSAELGEQSIRSGMLAMIIGSLAVVALMVATYGRFGVYATIALGFNVLILLGAMAIGNFTLTLPGIAGFVLTAGAAVDANVLINERIREERKRGKKVITAVENGYKEASRAIYDANITNFIAGALLFGFGSGPIRGFAVVLVIGLATSVFTALTLTKMWVSGYLAAKRPKDITI; encoded by the coding sequence ATGCTTGAAACTCCCCTTTGGAAGAAGATTTCGCTTTGGGTGTTTACCCTCGCGATAGCGGCTGCGGCGGTCCCATCGTTGATGTCCGCCGCTGGCGTGGATCTTGGCGAAGATGCGCCACAGATTAATCTTGGTTTGGACCTTGCTGGTGGCTCGCACCTCTTGCTTGAGGGCGATGTGGAATATGTTCACAGCCAACGGCTCGAAAACATGGAAGAATCGGTTCGGCGCGCATTGGGCGATGCCAATCCGAGCATCGAGTTTGGCGATGTTTCTCGATCCGACGAGAGATTGTCGTTTATGTTGGACAGCGCGTCCGACATTGATCGCGTGCGCGGCCTGCTCGAACCCCTGATGATGGGCAACGGGTTGCAGCGCGAATGGGATTTTGAGGTCGCCGATGGACAGCGCATTGTCCTTGCCCAGACGGAAAACGGTAAAGCCGCAGCCCTAAGCACTGCGATGGACGGCGCGGTCGAAGTTGTCCGCCGCCGGATCGATTTGTTGGGCACACGCGAACCGACCATCATCCGGCAAGGCGATGAGCGCATTGTTGTTCAAGTGCCCGGTCTGGCCGATCCTCAACAATTGAAAGATCAATTGGGCCAAACGGCGGAATTGCAATTCAAACTGGTCGATCAGGCCGCGTTGCTCACCGAAACCGAAGCGGGCATCGCCAAGCCCGGCAGCCAGATTTTCCCTTACGCTGAAGACAGCGGATCTCTGCAAAGATTTCTCGCAGTCAAACGGCTCGGCGGGATCCGCGGGGATAGCCTGATCGAAGCGGGTGCGGGGGTTAATCCCCAAACCAACGAGAATGTCGTGAACATCAAGTTCGACATTCAAGGCGGTCAACGTTTCGCGGTGCTCAGCACGGAAAATGTGGGCGAACGCTTTGCTATCATCCTTGACGGCGAAGTGATTTCGGCTCCGAATTTCAACGAACCGATTTTGGGCGGATCAGCGCAAATCTCTGGCAACTTCACAGCCGAGAGCGCCCAGCAATTGGCGATTTCTTTGCAATCGGGCGCTTTGCCGGTCCCATTGACCGTCATCGAAGAACGCACAGTCAGCGCGGAATTGGGCGAACAATCCATCCGCAGCGGTATGTTGGCGATGATCATCGGCAGCCTCGCTGTGGTCGCCCTGATGGTGGCCACGTACGGCCGGTTTGGCGTGTACGCGACCATCGCTTTGGGCTTCAACGTCCTAATCCTATTGGGTGCGATGGCGATCGGTAACTTCACGCTGACCTTGCCGGGTATTGCCGGGTTTGTTCTGACGGCGGGTGCCGCGGTCGATGCAAACGTCCTGATCAATGAACGCATTCGCGAAGAGCGAAAGCGAGGGAAGAAGGTCATCACGGCGGTCGAGAATGGCTACAAAGAGGCCAGCCGCGCGATTTACGATGCGAACATCACAAACTTCATCGCCGGTGCGTTGTTGTTTGGGTTTGGCTCAGGACCGATCCGAGGGTTCGCCGTGGTGTTGGTCATCGGCCTTGCCACGTCGGTCTTTACGGCCCTGACGCTGACGAAAATGTGGGTTTCGGGCTATCTCGCCGCGAAACGTCCTAAAGATATCACGATTTAA
- the yajC gene encoding preprotein translocase subunit YajC, whose product MFELLAAAGAGAAEQPPAWFTWLPIVGMVVIFWFLIIRPQMKRQKEHQEKVGGLKKGDKVITQGGLVGKVIKVDDTYAEIELAKDVRVKAVKHTIADLIEPGGKPAND is encoded by the coding sequence ATGTTTGAATTACTCGCCGCCGCTGGTGCAGGCGCCGCAGAACAACCACCGGCATGGTTCACGTGGCTGCCGATTGTCGGGATGGTCGTGATCTTTTGGTTCTTGATCATTCGCCCACAAATGAAGCGGCAAAAAGAACATCAAGAAAAGGTCGGCGGCCTGAAAAAGGGCGATAAGGTCATCACACAGGGCGGCCTTGTGGGTAAGGTCATCAAAGTGGATGACACTTATGCTGAAATCGAATTGGCCAAAGACGTCCGCGTCAAAGCGGTCAAACACACCATCGCTGATTTGATCGAACCCGGTGGCAAACCCGCCAACGATTGA
- a CDS encoding TonB-dependent receptor plug domain-containing protein, whose protein sequence is MRPNRLTRSMLMQRPLYIPIMGTALGVVCPAMAVASDERVSVQNVASIGSPAGLAAGSTDGTATDTAAMDETGTASTETNTRRTFTPEDFVRFAPRSALDMARQIPGFSIRSGDGARGLGQADTNVIVNGRRISGKSNGPVEALERIPAEEVVRLELVDGASLDIGGLSGQVLNVVTSNSGGITGQFRYAPRFRSKGTPARIFEGSVSFAGGGAKTEWTLALENQSNRRGNEGIERVFDASGALIDTRIEQANFNIDRPNISGSFTRIADNGNVLNATGEVQGFFFRETETSERSGLISLSDRSRKFTRQEDEFSFEFGLDYQFAFGPGQLKLIGLHRFENSPTVSESLTEFSDNSPLEGSVFDRVADEYESIARAEYNVGGLGGNLLFAVEGVRNILDIDSSFEQRDAAGILQPVVLEGATARVDEDRADISVTYSRPLAEGLQFQSSIGGEYSKLSQSGALGQTRTFYRPKGFVSLDWAASETINISGRAERVVGQLDFFDFLSTVDLNQEREDVTNSSLVPQQSWVYEVEATAGLGVLGSLNLRLFYEDITDIVDQIPIEGGGQAPGNLPSAEFYGLSSTLTLLSEGIGWRGTRIDFELDLTDSSVLDPLLGTPRKLSGNTLAEIDFELRHDFVNSVWAIGGSARWEDQAPQVRLDEVAVRTEQFGFIGAFVENKDFAGLTVRASVANLTNRADRFDRTVFVDRAAGIVDFVEDRDRTFGRIFSLTIEGSF, encoded by the coding sequence ATGCGCCCTAACCGCTTAACTCGCTCAATGTTGATGCAACGCCCCCTTTATATCCCGATTATGGGCACCGCGCTTGGCGTGGTCTGCCCCGCAATGGCTGTGGCCAGTGATGAACGGGTCTCCGTCCAAAACGTCGCTTCAATTGGGTCGCCCGCGGGGTTGGCCGCCGGGTCGACCGATGGAACGGCGACGGACACGGCCGCGATGGATGAAACCGGCACGGCGTCGACAGAAACCAACACACGGCGCACCTTTACCCCCGAAGATTTCGTTCGCTTCGCCCCGCGCAGCGCGCTGGACATGGCGCGGCAAATTCCCGGTTTTTCCATCCGCAGCGGCGATGGCGCGCGCGGTTTGGGGCAAGCGGACACCAACGTCATCGTCAATGGTCGACGCATTTCGGGAAAATCAAACGGCCCGGTCGAAGCTTTGGAGCGCATCCCAGCCGAAGAGGTCGTGCGACTGGAATTGGTCGACGGCGCCAGCTTGGATATTGGGGGCCTATCGGGCCAAGTCTTGAACGTTGTCACCAGCAACAGCGGCGGGATCACCGGGCAATTCCGATACGCCCCGCGCTTTCGCAGCAAAGGGACGCCAGCCCGCATTTTCGAAGGGTCCGTTTCGTTTGCCGGTGGCGGGGCGAAAACCGAATGGACGTTGGCATTGGAAAACCAATCCAACCGCCGTGGCAATGAAGGCATTGAACGGGTGTTTGATGCATCCGGCGCGTTGATCGATACGCGGATCGAACAAGCCAATTTCAACATTGATCGGCCCAATATCTCCGGATCCTTCACGCGCATTGCCGACAATGGCAATGTGTTGAACGCCACGGGCGAAGTGCAAGGATTTTTCTTCAGAGAAACCGAAACATCCGAACGCAGTGGTCTGATCTCACTCTCCGATCGCAGCCGGAAATTCACCCGCCAAGAAGACGAGTTCAGCTTCGAATTCGGTTTGGATTACCAATTCGCATTCGGGCCCGGTCAACTCAAATTGATCGGATTGCACCGCTTCGAAAACAGTCCGACCGTATCCGAATCCCTTACTGAGTTCTCCGACAACAGCCCGTTGGAGGGATCGGTTTTTGATCGCGTGGCGGACGAATATGAATCCATCGCCCGCGCCGAATACAATGTTGGCGGACTGGGTGGAAATTTGCTGTTTGCGGTGGAGGGTGTGCGCAACATCCTCGATATTGATTCATCCTTTGAACAACGCGATGCGGCCGGCATTCTTCAGCCGGTTGTTCTGGAAGGGGCAACCGCGCGGGTGGATGAAGATCGCGCCGATATTAGCGTGACTTACAGCCGCCCTTTAGCAGAAGGGTTGCAGTTCCAATCGTCGATCGGCGGCGAATATTCGAAGCTAAGCCAATCGGGCGCGTTGGGACAAACCCGCACATTCTATCGCCCAAAAGGGTTCGTCTCCCTCGATTGGGCCGCCAGCGAAACGATCAACATTTCCGGCCGCGCCGAACGTGTTGTGGGTCAACTCGACTTCTTTGATTTTCTGAGCACGGTGGATCTCAACCAAGAACGCGAAGACGTGACCAATTCGTCCCTCGTGCCGCAACAAAGCTGGGTTTATGAGGTCGAAGCGACCGCCGGTCTCGGCGTGCTGGGATCGTTGAACCTGCGCCTTTTCTACGAAGATATCACCGATATCGTCGATCAAATCCCGATTGAGGGCGGTGGTCAGGCACCGGGCAATCTGCCATCTGCCGAATTTTACGGGCTGAGCAGCACCTTGACGCTTTTGTCAGAGGGCATCGGGTGGCGAGGCACGCGGATCGATTTTGAATTGGATCTAACCGATTCCTCGGTGCTCGATCCGTTGTTGGGCACACCGCGCAAATTGTCGGGCAACACATTGGCCGAGATCGATTTTGAATTGCGTCACGACTTCGTGAACTCTGTTTGGGCAATCGGCGGATCGGCGCGTTGGGAAGATCAAGCACCCCAAGTGCGACTGGACGAAGTTGCGGTGCGCACCGAACAATTCGGTTTCATTGGCGCGTTTGTTGAAAACAAAGATTTCGCCGGTCTTACCGTGCGGGCCAGCGTCGCCAACCTAACCAATCGCGCCGACCGTTTTGATCGCACCGTTTTTGTGGACCGGGCGGCGGGAATTGTCGATTTCGTCGAAGATCGCGATCGAACCTTTGGTAGGATTTTCTCGCTCACGATTGAAGGATCGTTCTGA
- a CDS encoding HpcH/HpaI aldolase/citrate lyase family protein, which produces MTLSTTLRMRSWLFAPGDSDKKMGKAIASDADIALLDLEDSVVPDRKAEARHMVAAAIAGSDNTARIWVRINPLSSGLTEADLDVVLASGPGGVFLPKAEGGHDVEVLDAMLTARETAAGITPGTTKVAALVTETAAAMFTTGTYDAASKGQARLVAMSWGAEDLSSELGASEQRSADGEYTHVYQLARSLCLLGAVKAGVAPIETVQPEFRDLEALETRARSVRASGYRGMLAIHPAQIAPINAAFTPSEEEIAHARAVVQAFADNPGSGTVAMNGNMLDRPHLALAERLLAETQ; this is translated from the coding sequence ATGACCCTAAGCACCACCCTCCGCATGCGCAGTTGGCTTTTCGCACCGGGCGACAGCGACAAGAAAATGGGCAAGGCCATCGCCAGCGACGCTGATATCGCTTTGTTGGATCTCGAAGATTCCGTTGTCCCCGACCGCAAGGCCGAGGCACGCCATATGGTCGCGGCCGCTATCGCAGGTTCCGACAACACAGCGCGGATTTGGGTGCGGATTAATCCCCTGTCCAGCGGCCTGACCGAAGCGGATTTGGATGTCGTGTTGGCATCGGGTCCCGGCGGTGTGTTTCTGCCCAAAGCCGAAGGCGGCCACGATGTCGAAGTTTTGGACGCAATGTTAACCGCGCGCGAAACGGCGGCAGGGATCACGCCCGGCACGACGAAAGTCGCCGCCTTGGTCACGGAAACGGCCGCTGCCATGTTTACAACCGGCACCTATGACGCGGCGAGCAAAGGGCAAGCGCGGTTGGTTGCTATGAGCTGGGGCGCGGAAGATCTATCCAGCGAGTTGGGCGCGAGCGAGCAACGCAGCGCAGATGGCGAGTACACCCATGTCTATCAATTGGCGCGTAGCCTATGCCTTTTGGGAGCGGTCAAAGCGGGCGTTGCACCGATCGAAACCGTTCAACCCGAATTCCGCGATCTAGAAGCGTTGGAAACCCGCGCGCGCAGTGTGCGCGCATCGGGTTATCGCGGCATGTTGGCCATTCACCCGGCGCAAATCGCCCCAATCAACGCCGCCTTCACACCCAGCGAAGAAGAGATCGCTCATGCAAGGGCTGTAGTGCAGGCATTTGCGGACAATCCCGGATCGGGCACAGTGGCAATGAATGGCAACATGTTGGACCGGCCTCATTTAGCGCTTGCAGAGCGTTTGCTGGCCGAAACGCAATAG
- a CDS encoding 3TM-type holin → MALLESLIGPITSILDKIIPDKEARAKAQFELLKLEGTQEMALIEARLQAIVAEAQSKDPWTSRARPSFLYVMYILILTALPMGLLSAFNPAAAMDIAQGMNAYLGGLPDPLYALFGTGYLGYTAARQWGKVKGVDQ, encoded by the coding sequence ATGGCCTTACTCGAATCCCTGATCGGCCCGATCACATCTATCCTAGACAAAATCATTCCCGACAAAGAGGCCCGCGCCAAAGCGCAGTTTGAATTGCTCAAACTCGAAGGGACGCAGGAGATGGCTTTGATCGAAGCCCGCTTGCAAGCCATCGTGGCAGAGGCACAATCGAAAGATCCATGGACCAGCCGGGCCCGGCCCAGCTTTCTGTATGTCATGTATATTTTGATCCTGACCGCGCTGCCGATGGGCCTGCTCAGCGCGTTCAACCCCGCCGCGGCAATGGATATTGCGCAGGGGATGAACGCCTATCTCGGCGGGCTTCCTGATCCGCTCTACGCGTTGTTTGGGACGGGGTATCTTGGTTACACGGCCGCCCGGCAATGGGGAAAGGTCAAAGGGGTCGATCAATAA